The proteins below are encoded in one region of Micromonospora yangpuensis:
- the rarD gene encoding EamA family transporter RarD: MTELRLGYLYGVAAYFCWGFFPLYWRLLRPTGPLEVLAHRIVWSTLFVALLLAALRNLGFLRSLLHRPRTLAGIFLAAVLIAVNWGTYIYGVDTERVVETALGYFITPLVAVLLGVTSLGERLRLAQWVALGLGTLAVVVLTVDYGRLPYLALLLAGSFAGYGLVKKRLGLPAAEGLLVESAALTLPALAYLGWLAWGGQLTLGQVSVGHTTLLVLAGVITAIPLLLFAGAANRLPMTTLGLLQYLAPILQLGVGVLIFHEPMPPARLAGFVLVWVALIAFTVDAVRHARRRPSGPVADRSTAGDQPVVTVDGPVDVTVGQPQRMS, encoded by the coding sequence GTGACCGAGCTCCGCCTGGGCTACCTGTACGGTGTCGCCGCGTACTTCTGCTGGGGTTTCTTCCCGCTCTACTGGCGACTACTGCGCCCGACCGGGCCGCTGGAGGTCCTCGCCCACCGGATCGTCTGGTCGACGCTCTTCGTCGCGCTCCTGCTGGCCGCCCTGCGCAACCTCGGCTTCCTCCGGTCGCTGCTGCACCGGCCGCGTACCCTGGCCGGGATCTTCCTGGCGGCGGTGCTGATCGCGGTCAACTGGGGCACCTACATCTACGGTGTCGACACCGAGCGGGTGGTGGAGACCGCCCTGGGGTACTTCATCACCCCGCTGGTGGCGGTGCTGCTCGGGGTCACCTCGCTCGGCGAGCGGCTGCGGCTCGCCCAGTGGGTGGCGCTCGGTCTCGGCACGCTGGCCGTGGTGGTGCTCACCGTCGACTACGGCCGGCTGCCCTACCTGGCACTGCTGCTGGCCGGCAGCTTCGCCGGGTACGGCCTGGTCAAGAAGCGGCTCGGCCTGCCGGCCGCAGAGGGGCTGCTTGTCGAGTCGGCGGCGCTGACCCTGCCCGCGCTGGCCTACCTGGGCTGGCTGGCCTGGGGCGGGCAGCTGACCCTGGGGCAGGTCTCCGTCGGGCACACCACGCTGCTGGTGCTGGCCGGCGTGATCACCGCCATCCCGCTGCTGCTCTTCGCCGGCGCGGCCAACCGGCTGCCGATGACCACCCTCGGCCTGCTGCAGTACCTCGCCCCGATCCTGCAGCTCGGCGTCGGGGTGCTGATCTTCCACGAGCCGATGCCACCGGCCCGGCTGGCCGGTTTCGTGCTGGTCTGGGTGGCGCTGATCGCCTTCACCGTGGACGCGGTACGGCACGCCCGACGTCGGCCCAGCGGGCCCGTCGCCGACCGGTCCACCGCCGGCGACCAGCCCGTGGTGACCGTCGACGGGCCGGTGGACGTCACCGTCGGGCAGCCTCAGCGGATGTCGTAG
- a CDS encoding GNAT family N-acetyltransferase, producing MIESSRADGYLFSADPQRIDLDLVHRWLSTDAYWALGRDRDLVERAFAGSLGFGVYRPGDHRQVAVARVVTDHATFAWLCDVYVDRAERGRGLGSWLAGAVRDHLSDLGVRRIVLATLDAHGVYAKLGFDPVNPAHWMEYDQRVKPVTGKAQKPA from the coding sequence GTGATCGAGTCGAGTCGAGCCGACGGCTACCTGTTCAGCGCCGATCCGCAGCGCATCGATCTGGATCTGGTGCACCGGTGGCTCAGCACCGACGCGTACTGGGCCCTCGGGCGGGACCGGGACCTCGTCGAGCGGGCGTTCGCCGGCTCGCTGGGGTTCGGCGTGTACCGCCCGGGGGACCACCGCCAGGTCGCGGTGGCCCGGGTGGTCACCGACCACGCCACCTTCGCCTGGCTCTGCGACGTCTACGTGGACCGGGCCGAGCGGGGTCGCGGGCTGGGCAGCTGGCTGGCCGGCGCGGTTCGCGACCACCTGTCCGACCTCGGCGTACGCCGGATCGTGCTGGCCACCCTCGACGCCCACGGGGTGTACGCCAAGCTGGGCTTCGACCCGGTGAACCCCGCGCACTGGATGGAGTACGACCAGCGGGTGAAGCCGGTCACCGGAAAGGCGCAAAAGCCGGCCTGA
- a CDS encoding phage holin family protein: MDSLKGLLIRLASTALAFWLATLLIPGIELESASTTETVVTVLLVSVIFGVVNAVLQPIIKVVGCGFYLLTLGLIAIVVNGLLFLLTGWLAGQAGLPFEVANFWPASVLGALFVGVVTWILGAILDRD, encoded by the coding sequence ATGGATTCCCTGAAAGGTCTTCTGATCCGGCTGGCGTCCACGGCGCTGGCGTTCTGGTTGGCGACCCTGCTGATCCCGGGCATCGAGCTGGAGTCGGCCTCGACCACCGAGACGGTCGTCACCGTACTGCTCGTTTCGGTCATCTTCGGTGTGGTCAACGCGGTGCTCCAACCGATCATCAAGGTGGTCGGCTGCGGGTTCTACCTGTTGACTCTCGGCCTGATCGCCATCGTGGTCAACGGCCTGCTCTTCCTGCTGACCGGCTGGCTCGCCGGCCAGGCCGGACTGCCCTTCGAGGTGGCGAACTTCTGGCCCGCGTCGGTACTGGGCGCGCTCTTCGTCGGCGTCGTGACCTGGATCCTGGGCGCGATCCTCGACCGCGACTGA
- the eccE gene encoding type VII secretion protein EccE produces the protein MTTTTTGPPARTAARQPLPPQWISTGPRRPAGVRAGQLVATQLAVALPVAALGRGTLPMAVALTLTAALLPGTWWRLRGRWLFEWLGVGLSYLGRRRALNPTAGPTALLDLVSPGATVRPAELAGGPAAVVDDATGLATLLELGDPTDLFADGPRPLPVPPDLLPPATADNPPVRIQLLLTGVPAPATDAGGGTVATSYRQLTDGRLPAQARAVLVVRVLRTDGWSDQQLRRALSGVVRRLVRRFQPVTARPLGPQATLRLLGEYAHHEGELSTRESWSAVHTGPLTQATFRLRRWPDPPADGGGHLVPRLLALPATACTVSLCAGPHPGVTTASTELTVRLAGWTPAELTVAAQALRRLVDALGGAVDRLDGEHLTGLAGTLPLALPGVRTANHRTDGGTASGRNHGSAASGGPDAGRLAPTLDDAGLMVGANRHGGAVTVRVFRAEHTRIVLVGGIRGAQLVVLRAMALGARVVVRTARPRLWEPFVRAVGSPGGTIPLLPPGRSVDGVAGSPLRPSLVVIDAGPVPVDRTPAPAWQTTLVVRDELTPADADLLGRADLAVLQPLGPGEATLAGTALGLGGSADWLTRIRHDMVAVVNRRALRWALLSPTPIEAQLIGPPARR, from the coding sequence GTGACGACCACCACGACCGGCCCGCCCGCCCGGACAGCCGCCAGACAGCCCCTACCACCACAGTGGATCTCCACCGGCCCGCGTCGCCCGGCCGGGGTACGCGCCGGTCAGCTCGTCGCCACCCAACTGGCGGTGGCCCTGCCGGTCGCCGCCCTGGGCCGGGGGACCCTGCCGATGGCGGTCGCGTTGACGCTGACCGCGGCGCTGCTGCCCGGCACCTGGTGGCGGCTGCGCGGCCGGTGGCTCTTCGAGTGGCTGGGTGTGGGGCTGAGCTACCTGGGCCGCCGCCGCGCCCTGAACCCGACGGCGGGCCCGACCGCCCTGCTGGACCTGGTCTCCCCCGGCGCCACGGTCCGGCCGGCCGAGCTGGCCGGGGGCCCGGCGGCCGTGGTGGACGACGCCACCGGCCTGGCCACCCTGCTCGAACTGGGCGATCCGACGGACCTGTTCGCCGACGGTCCCCGACCGCTGCCCGTACCGCCGGACCTGCTGCCCCCGGCCACCGCCGACAACCCTCCGGTACGGATCCAGCTCCTGCTCACCGGCGTGCCCGCGCCGGCCACCGACGCGGGCGGGGGCACGGTGGCCACCTCGTACCGGCAGCTCACCGACGGGCGGCTGCCGGCGCAGGCACGGGCGGTGCTGGTGGTCCGGGTGCTGCGGACCGACGGCTGGTCCGACCAGCAGCTACGGCGGGCACTGTCCGGGGTGGTCCGCCGGCTCGTCCGTCGGTTCCAGCCGGTGACCGCCCGTCCGCTCGGCCCGCAGGCCACGCTGCGGTTGCTCGGGGAGTACGCCCACCACGAGGGTGAGCTGTCGACGCGGGAGAGCTGGTCGGCGGTGCACACCGGACCGCTGACGCAGGCCACCTTCCGGTTGCGCCGGTGGCCGGACCCGCCCGCCGACGGCGGCGGCCACCTGGTGCCCCGGTTGCTCGCGCTGCCCGCCACGGCGTGCACCGTGTCGCTCTGCGCCGGCCCGCACCCCGGGGTCACCACGGCATCGACCGAGCTGACCGTACGCCTGGCCGGGTGGACGCCGGCCGAGCTCACGGTGGCCGCGCAGGCGCTGCGACGCCTGGTCGACGCGCTCGGCGGTGCGGTCGACCGGCTCGACGGCGAGCACCTGACCGGGCTGGCCGGGACGCTCCCGCTGGCGCTGCCCGGCGTCAGGACGGCCAACCACCGGACCGACGGCGGGACGGCCAGCGGCCGGAACCATGGCAGCGCGGCCAGCGGCGGGCCCGACGCCGGCCGGTTGGCGCCGACTCTCGACGACGCGGGCCTGATGGTGGGCGCCAACCGGCACGGCGGCGCGGTGACGGTACGCGTCTTCCGGGCCGAACACACCCGCATCGTGCTGGTCGGTGGGATCCGGGGCGCGCAGCTGGTGGTGCTGCGGGCGATGGCGCTCGGTGCCCGGGTGGTGGTGCGGACGGCCCGCCCCCGGTTGTGGGAGCCGTTCGTCCGGGCGGTGGGCTCGCCGGGTGGCACGATCCCCCTGCTGCCGCCCGGCCGGTCGGTTGACGGGGTGGCCGGCTCACCGCTGCGTCCGTCGCTGGTGGTGATCGACGCCGGGCCGGTACCGGTCGACCGCACGCCCGCACCGGCCTGGCAGACCACCCTGGTGGTACGCGACGAGCTGACCCCGGCCGACGCGGATCTGCTCGGTCGGGCCGACCTGGCCGTCCTGCAACCACTGGGCCCCGGCGAGGCGACCCTGGCCGGCACCGCGCTGGGGCTCGGCGGATCGGCGGACTGGCTGACCCGGATCCGCCACGACATGGTGGCGGTGGTGAACCGGCGCGCCCTGCGCTGGGCGCTGCTCTCCCCGACCCCGATCGAGGCCCAGCTGATCGGACCACCCGCCCGACGGTGA
- a CDS encoding WXG100 family type VII secretion target, which yields MSQTQAEAAVMQTTATKFEQADQSLQTMLSGLLAELEVLQQAWRGAGGRSFEQVKQQWSQDQAALQRALRETAQAIRTAGQQYDVSDTEASSRVAGTNRGGIKLPL from the coding sequence GTGTCCCAGACCCAGGCAGAAGCCGCGGTGATGCAGACGACCGCCACGAAGTTCGAGCAGGCGGACCAGTCGTTGCAGACGATGCTGAGTGGCCTGCTGGCCGAGCTGGAAGTGTTGCAGCAGGCCTGGCGTGGGGCCGGTGGCCGCTCCTTCGAGCAGGTCAAGCAGCAGTGGTCGCAGGACCAGGCGGCGTTGCAGCGGGCGCTGCGGGAGACCGCCCAGGCGATCCGCACCGCCGGCCAGCAGTACGACGTCTCCGACACCGAGGCGTCCAGCCGGGTCGCCGGCACCAACCGCGGCGGCATCAAGCTCCCGCTCTAG
- a CDS encoding WXG100 family type VII secretion target — MDHGVLVVNFAALQQASMDIQKALNTLDSQLGQLEKDAAPLVATWSGDAQQAYQVRQSRWRSASQDLQGMLRDIRLAVDDSATDYLNTEKRNVGLFQ; from the coding sequence ATGGACCATGGTGTGCTGGTCGTCAACTTCGCCGCGTTGCAGCAGGCCAGTATGGACATCCAGAAGGCGTTGAACACCCTCGACTCGCAGCTCGGCCAGTTGGAGAAGGACGCCGCACCGCTGGTCGCCACCTGGAGCGGTGACGCGCAGCAGGCCTACCAGGTGCGCCAGTCCCGCTGGCGGTCGGCCTCGCAGGACCTCCAGGGCATGCTGCGCGACATCAGGCTCGCGGTGGACGACTCCGCCACCGACTACCTCAACACCGAGAAGCGCAACGTCGGCCTCTTCCAGTGA